In one Mauremys mutica isolate MM-2020 ecotype Southern chromosome 3, ASM2049712v1, whole genome shotgun sequence genomic region, the following are encoded:
- the TTLL2 gene encoding probable tubulin polyglutamylase TTLL2 isoform X2: MSRHHQLTTAQGSENKAHTMAYDHDGEDILKPLVFRLHESVPEAVREVLLERGWSEFDEQEQDEADWNLYWQNSPFRMTDHRSIKPWQRLNHYPETVRITRKDYLARHLKRMKGIYGPSLYEFSPVAFIMPNDYVKFIAEYTKERQSQGKKPCYWICKPVDLSRGRGILIFQDIKDFVYDCMVIVQKYISNPLLISGYKSDLRLYVCVTSFCPLTIYTYDEGLVRFATEKFDLGCLDNVYAHLTNTSINKFGASYKKNKEGIGRGCKWTFSKFRSYLRSHEVDDLLLWQRINNIIMLTLLAITPSVPLTSNCFELFGFDILIDDTFKPWLLEVNYSPALRLDCSIDTTVKKRLLHDIIELLNYKQTDTLRENKGPGTKASYAGRTHIPLRTQGENATDDAPNFLASRQESEWTATSAVQSLLEVAGGSFKKEAIVMGKMARTHPRKTLTSQLRERMNRPKTSSQSKAASKSKQLPGARHPAHASVQVTHWLPTTELYNYKLTIPPYFLFTKDKRPFPRVGDFVLIFPFNDAALEASRNGIDVKSIVQEIHKLMNKQLPPGQQKVKKRKDYLTFR; this comes from the coding sequence AAAATAAGGCCCACACAATGGCATATGACCATGATGGAGAAGACATCCTGAAGCCTCTGGTCTTCCGTCTCCACGAGAGCGTTCCTGAAGCAGTCCGTGAGGTCTTACTGGAACGTGGTTGGAGTGAATTTGATGAACAAGAGCAAGATGAAGCAGACTGGAATCTGTACTGGCAGAACTCCCCTTTCCGTATGACTGACCACCGAAGCATTAAACCATGGCAGAGGCTCAATCACTATCCAGAAACAGTGAGGATCACAAGGAAAGACTATCTGGCAAGGCATCTGAAACGCATGAAGGGAATTTATGGACCATCTCTTTATGAGTTTAGTCCAGTGGCATTCATCATGCCTAATGACTATGTCAAGTTTATAGCAGAGTACACCAAAGAGAGACAGTCACAGGGCAAAAAGCCATGCTATTGGATTTGCAAGCCTGTGGATTTGTCTCGTGGAAGGGGCATACTCATTTTCCAGGACATTAAAGACTTTGTATATGATTGCATGGTCATTGTGCAGAAGTACATTAGTAACCCTTTGCTTATTTCTGGGTACAAATCGGATCTCCGCCTCTATGTCTGTGTCACCAGTTTTTGCCCCCTTACCATTTACACTTATGATGAAGGGCTGGTGAGGTTTGCCACTGAAAAGTTTGACCTCGGTTGTCTGGACAACGTCTATGCCCATCTGACAAACACCAGCATCAATAAATTTGGCGCCTCgtacaaaaaaaataaagaaggGATCGGCCGTGGCTGCAAATGGACGTTCAGCAAATTCCGATCTTACCTACGCAGCCATGAGGTGGACGACCTGCTTCTGTGGCAGAGAATAAACAACATCATAATGCTGACCCTGCTTGCTATAACCCCTTCTGTTCCATTGACATCCAATTGCTTTGAGCTCTTTGGGTTCGACATTCTGATAGATGACACATTCAAACCATGGCTTTTAGAAGTAAACTACAGCCCAGCCTTGCGCCTAGACTGTTCCATCGACACAACAGTGAAAAAAAGACTTCTCCATGATATCATTGAATTGCTAAATTATAAGCAAACTGACACCTTGAGAGAAAACAAAGGGCCTGGCACTAAAGCTTCATATGCTGGTAGAACACATATCCCCTTGAGGACACAGGGTGAAAATGCAACAGATGATGCTCCCAATTTCCTTGCTTCTAGGCAGGAGAGTGAATGGACTGCCACTTCTGCAGTGCAGTCTCTCTTGGAGGTTGCAGGAGGTTCATTTAAGAAGGAGGCCATAGTGATGGGGAAAATGGCCAGAACACATCCAAGGAAAACACTAACCTCACAGCTCCGGGAAAGGATGAACAGGCCGAAAACATCTTCACAATCAAAGGCGGCGTCTAAAAGCAAACAGCTGCCAGGCGCTAGACACCCTGCACATGCATCTGTCCAAGTCACCCACTGGTTGCCTACCACTGAGTTATATAACTACAAATTAACTATTCCTCCATATTTTCTCTTCACTAAAGACAAAAGGCCCTTCCCTCGAGTAGGTGATTTTGTCCTTATATTTCCTTTCAACGATGCTGCACTTGAAGCCTCCAGAAATGGAATAGATGTAAAAAGCATCGTACAAGAAATACACAAGTTAATGAACAAACAGTTGCCCCCAGGACAGCAGAAGGTAAAGAAGAGAAAAGATTATTTAACTTTTAGATAA
- the TTLL2 gene encoding probable tubulin polyglutamylase TTLL2 isoform X1: MSIPGGPHPGDFRVWSGKIENKAHTMAYDHDGEDILKPLVFRLHESVPEAVREVLLERGWSEFDEQEQDEADWNLYWQNSPFRMTDHRSIKPWQRLNHYPETVRITRKDYLARHLKRMKGIYGPSLYEFSPVAFIMPNDYVKFIAEYTKERQSQGKKPCYWICKPVDLSRGRGILIFQDIKDFVYDCMVIVQKYISNPLLISGYKSDLRLYVCVTSFCPLTIYTYDEGLVRFATEKFDLGCLDNVYAHLTNTSINKFGASYKKNKEGIGRGCKWTFSKFRSYLRSHEVDDLLLWQRINNIIMLTLLAITPSVPLTSNCFELFGFDILIDDTFKPWLLEVNYSPALRLDCSIDTTVKKRLLHDIIELLNYKQTDTLRENKGPGTKASYAGRTHIPLRTQGENATDDAPNFLASRQESEWTATSAVQSLLEVAGGSFKKEAIVMGKMARTHPRKTLTSQLRERMNRPKTSSQSKAASKSKQLPGARHPAHASVQVTHWLPTTELYNYKLTIPPYFLFTKDKRPFPRVGDFVLIFPFNDAALEASRNGIDVKSIVQEIHKLMNKQLPPGQQKVKKRKDYLTFR, translated from the exons ATGTCCATCCCTGGAGGCCCCCATCCTGGGGATTTCAGAGTGTGGAGTGGTAAAATAG AAAATAAGGCCCACACAATGGCATATGACCATGATGGAGAAGACATCCTGAAGCCTCTGGTCTTCCGTCTCCACGAGAGCGTTCCTGAAGCAGTCCGTGAGGTCTTACTGGAACGTGGTTGGAGTGAATTTGATGAACAAGAGCAAGATGAAGCAGACTGGAATCTGTACTGGCAGAACTCCCCTTTCCGTATGACTGACCACCGAAGCATTAAACCATGGCAGAGGCTCAATCACTATCCAGAAACAGTGAGGATCACAAGGAAAGACTATCTGGCAAGGCATCTGAAACGCATGAAGGGAATTTATGGACCATCTCTTTATGAGTTTAGTCCAGTGGCATTCATCATGCCTAATGACTATGTCAAGTTTATAGCAGAGTACACCAAAGAGAGACAGTCACAGGGCAAAAAGCCATGCTATTGGATTTGCAAGCCTGTGGATTTGTCTCGTGGAAGGGGCATACTCATTTTCCAGGACATTAAAGACTTTGTATATGATTGCATGGTCATTGTGCAGAAGTACATTAGTAACCCTTTGCTTATTTCTGGGTACAAATCGGATCTCCGCCTCTATGTCTGTGTCACCAGTTTTTGCCCCCTTACCATTTACACTTATGATGAAGGGCTGGTGAGGTTTGCCACTGAAAAGTTTGACCTCGGTTGTCTGGACAACGTCTATGCCCATCTGACAAACACCAGCATCAATAAATTTGGCGCCTCgtacaaaaaaaataaagaaggGATCGGCCGTGGCTGCAAATGGACGTTCAGCAAATTCCGATCTTACCTACGCAGCCATGAGGTGGACGACCTGCTTCTGTGGCAGAGAATAAACAACATCATAATGCTGACCCTGCTTGCTATAACCCCTTCTGTTCCATTGACATCCAATTGCTTTGAGCTCTTTGGGTTCGACATTCTGATAGATGACACATTCAAACCATGGCTTTTAGAAGTAAACTACAGCCCAGCCTTGCGCCTAGACTGTTCCATCGACACAACAGTGAAAAAAAGACTTCTCCATGATATCATTGAATTGCTAAATTATAAGCAAACTGACACCTTGAGAGAAAACAAAGGGCCTGGCACTAAAGCTTCATATGCTGGTAGAACACATATCCCCTTGAGGACACAGGGTGAAAATGCAACAGATGATGCTCCCAATTTCCTTGCTTCTAGGCAGGAGAGTGAATGGACTGCCACTTCTGCAGTGCAGTCTCTCTTGGAGGTTGCAGGAGGTTCATTTAAGAAGGAGGCCATAGTGATGGGGAAAATGGCCAGAACACATCCAAGGAAAACACTAACCTCACAGCTCCGGGAAAGGATGAACAGGCCGAAAACATCTTCACAATCAAAGGCGGCGTCTAAAAGCAAACAGCTGCCAGGCGCTAGACACCCTGCACATGCATCTGTCCAAGTCACCCACTGGTTGCCTACCACTGAGTTATATAACTACAAATTAACTATTCCTCCATATTTTCTCTTCACTAAAGACAAAAGGCCCTTCCCTCGAGTAGGTGATTTTGTCCTTATATTTCCTTTCAACGATGCTGCACTTGAAGCCTCCAGAAATGGAATAGATGTAAAAAGCATCGTACAAGAAATACACAAGTTAATGAACAAACAGTTGCCCCCAGGACAGCAGAAGGTAAAGAAGAGAAAAGATTATTTAACTTTTAGATAA
- the TTLL2 gene encoding probable tubulin polyglutamylase TTLL2 isoform X3, which produces MAYDHDGEDILKPLVFRLHESVPEAVREVLLERGWSEFDEQEQDEADWNLYWQNSPFRMTDHRSIKPWQRLNHYPETVRITRKDYLARHLKRMKGIYGPSLYEFSPVAFIMPNDYVKFIAEYTKERQSQGKKPCYWICKPVDLSRGRGILIFQDIKDFVYDCMVIVQKYISNPLLISGYKSDLRLYVCVTSFCPLTIYTYDEGLVRFATEKFDLGCLDNVYAHLTNTSINKFGASYKKNKEGIGRGCKWTFSKFRSYLRSHEVDDLLLWQRINNIIMLTLLAITPSVPLTSNCFELFGFDILIDDTFKPWLLEVNYSPALRLDCSIDTTVKKRLLHDIIELLNYKQTDTLRENKGPGTKASYAGRTHIPLRTQGENATDDAPNFLASRQESEWTATSAVQSLLEVAGGSFKKEAIVMGKMARTHPRKTLTSQLRERMNRPKTSSQSKAASKSKQLPGARHPAHASVQVTHWLPTTELYNYKLTIPPYFLFTKDKRPFPRVGDFVLIFPFNDAALEASRNGIDVKSIVQEIHKLMNKQLPPGQQKVKKRKDYLTFR; this is translated from the coding sequence ATGGCATATGACCATGATGGAGAAGACATCCTGAAGCCTCTGGTCTTCCGTCTCCACGAGAGCGTTCCTGAAGCAGTCCGTGAGGTCTTACTGGAACGTGGTTGGAGTGAATTTGATGAACAAGAGCAAGATGAAGCAGACTGGAATCTGTACTGGCAGAACTCCCCTTTCCGTATGACTGACCACCGAAGCATTAAACCATGGCAGAGGCTCAATCACTATCCAGAAACAGTGAGGATCACAAGGAAAGACTATCTGGCAAGGCATCTGAAACGCATGAAGGGAATTTATGGACCATCTCTTTATGAGTTTAGTCCAGTGGCATTCATCATGCCTAATGACTATGTCAAGTTTATAGCAGAGTACACCAAAGAGAGACAGTCACAGGGCAAAAAGCCATGCTATTGGATTTGCAAGCCTGTGGATTTGTCTCGTGGAAGGGGCATACTCATTTTCCAGGACATTAAAGACTTTGTATATGATTGCATGGTCATTGTGCAGAAGTACATTAGTAACCCTTTGCTTATTTCTGGGTACAAATCGGATCTCCGCCTCTATGTCTGTGTCACCAGTTTTTGCCCCCTTACCATTTACACTTATGATGAAGGGCTGGTGAGGTTTGCCACTGAAAAGTTTGACCTCGGTTGTCTGGACAACGTCTATGCCCATCTGACAAACACCAGCATCAATAAATTTGGCGCCTCgtacaaaaaaaataaagaaggGATCGGCCGTGGCTGCAAATGGACGTTCAGCAAATTCCGATCTTACCTACGCAGCCATGAGGTGGACGACCTGCTTCTGTGGCAGAGAATAAACAACATCATAATGCTGACCCTGCTTGCTATAACCCCTTCTGTTCCATTGACATCCAATTGCTTTGAGCTCTTTGGGTTCGACATTCTGATAGATGACACATTCAAACCATGGCTTTTAGAAGTAAACTACAGCCCAGCCTTGCGCCTAGACTGTTCCATCGACACAACAGTGAAAAAAAGACTTCTCCATGATATCATTGAATTGCTAAATTATAAGCAAACTGACACCTTGAGAGAAAACAAAGGGCCTGGCACTAAAGCTTCATATGCTGGTAGAACACATATCCCCTTGAGGACACAGGGTGAAAATGCAACAGATGATGCTCCCAATTTCCTTGCTTCTAGGCAGGAGAGTGAATGGACTGCCACTTCTGCAGTGCAGTCTCTCTTGGAGGTTGCAGGAGGTTCATTTAAGAAGGAGGCCATAGTGATGGGGAAAATGGCCAGAACACATCCAAGGAAAACACTAACCTCACAGCTCCGGGAAAGGATGAACAGGCCGAAAACATCTTCACAATCAAAGGCGGCGTCTAAAAGCAAACAGCTGCCAGGCGCTAGACACCCTGCACATGCATCTGTCCAAGTCACCCACTGGTTGCCTACCACTGAGTTATATAACTACAAATTAACTATTCCTCCATATTTTCTCTTCACTAAAGACAAAAGGCCCTTCCCTCGAGTAGGTGATTTTGTCCTTATATTTCCTTTCAACGATGCTGCACTTGAAGCCTCCAGAAATGGAATAGATGTAAAAAGCATCGTACAAGAAATACACAAGTTAATGAACAAACAGTTGCCCCCAGGACAGCAGAAGGTAAAGAAGAGAAAAGATTATTTAACTTTTAGATAA